A single window of Magnetococcus marinus MC-1 DNA harbors:
- a CDS encoding STAS domain-containing protein has translation MPIHTSLNDNELVISLVGSFSHAIFKEFKNAYLPLTPGPSFRYCIDLSQVKSLDSSVLGMFLMLRAHAGEAEADITLRNPTNLVLRMLLAARFDTMFKIVTNQTYQPSA, from the coding sequence ATGCCCATTCATACTTCATTGAATGACAACGAACTGGTTATCTCTTTGGTTGGTAGCTTTAGCCATGCCATATTCAAGGAATTTAAGAACGCTTATCTCCCCCTTACACCTGGCCCAAGCTTTCGTTATTGTATTGATTTGAGCCAGGTAAAATCTTTGGATAGCTCGGTACTCGGCATGTTTCTTATGTTGCGCGCGCATGCTGGTGAAGCAGAGGCAGACATTACCCTGCGTAACCCCACAAACTTGGTTTTACGCATGCTGCTGGCTGCTCGTTTCGACACCATGTTCAAAATCGTCACGAACCAGACGTATCAACCCTCCGCGTAA